Within the Anaerohalosphaeraceae bacterium genome, the region TTTTCGCTGACAGCTGGCACAGTTGCCGCTCCGCTTGCGGGAAAAAATCTTGCCGCGATTGGTCAGCAGCTTCTGCAGCGCCTCGACATCTTTGTAATCGATGTACCCCCGGCCTTCCCGGCAGAACCGGCACTGCGTCTGCTCCCGGAGAGTGGTCAAAAATTTCTTTTTCTTTTTGCTGGGTCCTGTTTCTT harbors:
- the rpsR gene encoding 30S ribosomal protein S18, encoding ETGPSKKKKKFLTTLREQTQCRFCREGRGYIDYKDVEALQKLLTNRGKIFSRKRSGNCASCQRKVKLAIKRARFMALLPFTA